From one Balaenoptera acutorostrata chromosome 6, mBalAcu1.1, whole genome shotgun sequence genomic stretch:
- the CTSB gene encoding cathepsin B, whose amino-acid sequence MWRLLATLSCLVVLTSAWSDVHFPLLSDELVSFVNKQNTTWKAGHNFYNVDLSYVKKLCGTFLGGPKLPQRAAFAEGMILPESFDAREQWPNCPTIREIRDQGSCGSCWAFGAVEAISDRLCIRSDGRVSVEVSAEDMLTCCGDECGDGCNGGFPSGAWNFWTKHGLVSGGLYNSHVGCRPYSIPPCEHHVNGSRPPCTGEGDTPKCSKICEPGYTPSYKEDKHFGCSSYSVSGSEKEIMAEIYKNGPVEGAFSVYSDFLLYKSGVYQHVTGEMMGGHAIRILGWGVENGTPYWLVGNSWNTDWGDNGFFKILRGQDHCGIESEIVAGIPCIRQY is encoded by the exons ATGTGGCGGCTCTTGGCCACTCTCAGCTGCCTGGTGGTGCTGACCAGTGCCTGGAGCGATGTGCATTTCCCGCTTCTGTCGGATGAGCTGGTCAGCTTCGTTAACAAGCAAAACACTACGTGGAAG GCTGGACACAACTTCTACAACGTGGACCTGAGCTACGTGAAGAAGCTGTGTGGCACCTTCCTGGGCGGGCCCAAGCTGCCCCAGAG AGCTGCATTTGCTGAGGGCATGATTCTGCCTGAAAGCTTCGATGCCCGGGAACAGTGGCCAAACTGCCCGACCATCAGAGAGATCAGAGACCAGGGTTCCTGCGGCTCCTGCTGG GCGTTCGGGGCTGTGGAAGCCATCTCTGACCGGCTCTGCATCCGCAGCGACGGGCGCGTCAGCGTGGAGGTGTCCGCCGAGGACATGCTGACCTGCTGTGGTGACGAGTGTGGGGATGG CTGTAATGGCGGCTTCCCCTCTGGAGCCTGGAACTTCTGGACGAAACATGGCCTGGTGTCTGGGGGCCTCTATAACTCACATGTGG GTTGCAGGCCCTACTCTATCCCCCCCTGCGAGCACCACGTGAACGGCTCCCGGCCCCCGTGCACGGGGGAGGGCGACACCCCCAAATGCAGCAAGATCTGTGAACCCGGCTACACCCCGTCCTACAAAGAAGACAAGCACTTTG GATGCAGTTCCTACAGCGTCTCCGGTAGCGAGAAGGAGATCATGGCGGAGATCTACAAAAACGGCCCAGTCGAGGGGGCCTTCTCCGTGTATTCGGACTTCCTGCTGTACAAGTCTG GGGTGTACCAGCATGTCACAGGAGAGATGATGGGAGGCCACGCCATCCGCATCCTGGGCTGGGGAGTGGAGAACGGCACCCCCTACTGGCTGGTCGGCAACTCCTGGAACACCGACTGGGGTGACAATG GCTTCTTTAAAATCCTCAGAGGACAGGATCACTGTGGAATCGAATCGGAAATTGTGGCTGGAATCCCATGCATTCGTCAGTACTAG